The DNA sequence GGATGCCAGCTAACGGCTGGTCGGCGAGTCGAGCGCCCGCGTGAGCGCCACGTCAGGTGGGAGGCGGCGAAGCCGAAGGACAGTGCCACAGAAACCAGACCGCCACTCCCACACGGCCCCGGCGCGGGCGGGGGTGGTCAGGGTGAAACGGTGCGGTAAGAGCGCACCAGGCCCCCCGGAGACGGGGAGTGCTGGTAAACCCCATCCGGTGCAAGACCCGACAGCGCGGTAGGAACGGCCCGTTCCCGTGACCGCCAGGATGGTCGCTTGAGGCGCGCGGCGACGTGCGTCCCAGAGAGATGACCGTGCCCCACGCGAGTGGGCGACAGAACCCGGCTTATCGCCTCCCCGCACCAGGAACAGCCCGCCATCCCGAATAGAGGTGGCGGGTTTCGTCTGTCAGTGGTAGGCCGTGGGGAAAATCCCCCTTCCCACCCACCGCCCACCCCCTACGGCCTCCGGGCGTCGAGTGCGGCCACCACGAACCCGGCGATCAGCAGCAATCCGCCGATGGGCGTAATCGCGCCGAGCCACCACTGTCCGCTCAGCACCAGGAGGTAAAGGGTGCCGCTGAAGATAACCGCCCCGATGAGCAGGAGGGCCGGGGCGCGGCGCTGGGCAGGCTGCGTCCCAAGGGCGAGCAGCGCGAGGGCCGCATACATCTGATACCGCACGCCCGTCTCGAAGTTGGCGAGCAGGGCGGGGTCGAGGCGGGCGCGCAGGGCGTGGGCCCCGAAGGCACCCAGGGCCACGCCGAGCGCCGCGAGCACTGCTCCGGCCACTGTGGGGTGAAGGTTCCGCATGACGGCCAGCCTAGGGGTGGGGAAGTGGGGAATTGTCCCGGCCCGGGGTGGGAGAGAGCACCAGCTTCCCCCACCGCTCCCATCAGGAGCCGACTCTCGAAAAAGGGCGTCTGTAGGCCCACTTTTCCTGCTGCTACCTCTTGCGTCAGACCTGACCTGGCCCTCCCTCCGGGGGGCCCAGGTGGGGAAAGGGGAGAGCTCGGCGGGGCAAACGTGGGGAATTGTGGGAATCGGTGGTAAAAGGTGGGCGGGGCTGTTACACTCGCGCTAACAGCCCAGACCCGCGTCCACACGGCGCGGGTGGGCTGCTACATATGTCTGCCTTTCCGGCCCGCCCAGACGCGGGGCGGTGGGGGAGTCATGTGGGGAAGAGGAGCGTTTGCCGTTCGGAGAGTACCCCTACACCATAGACGACAAGGGCCGCGTGGTCATCCCACCCGCCTTTCGGGAGTTTGTGGAGGACGGGATGATTCTCACACGCGGCATGGAGGGCTGCCTGTACGTCTTCCCGCTCGCCTCATGGCGGCGCGTGGAGGAGCAACTGGAGGGCCTCCCGCTCACCGACGCCCAGTCGCGGGCGTTCGTGCGCTTCTTCTATTCCGGCGCCAACAAGGCGCGGCTGGACAACCAGAGCCGCGTGTCGATCCCGCAGACGCTGCGCTCGTTCGCGGCCCTGGACAGCGACGTGATCGTGGCGGGCGCTCCCGGACGGCTGGAACTGTGGAATCCCGGGCGCTGGGAGACCGCCATCCAGGCCGTGCAGGACGACCCCCCCAAACCCGACCTTCTCGCCAACTTCGTGGCGTGACAACAATGAACACTGCTCCTCCCGACCTGCCCCCCCCGGATTCCCTCTCCCACACCCCGGTCCTCGCCGCCGAGGTGGTTGAAGCGCTGGCCCCCGCCCCCGGCCGCCTGATCGTGGACGGCACCCTCGGCGGCGCCGGACACACCCGGCTGCTGCTGGAGGCCGGTGCCCGGGTCATCGGCATCGACCAGGACCCCTACGCCCTGAACCGGGCCCGCGCCCTCGAACTTCCCAACCTCACCGTGCTGGAGGGCAACTACCGCGACATGCGTGACCTCCTGTCTGACATCGGGGTGACCCAGGTGGACGGTGTGCTCCTCGACATCGGCGTGAGCAGCTTTCAGCTCGACGACGCCGAGCGCGGGTTCTCGTACCACACCGAGGCGCCGCTCGACATGCGGATGAGCCGCAGCGGTGAGAGCGCCGCCGACGTGGTGAACACCTCCCCCGAGGAGGAACTCGCCGCGATCATCTACGAGTACGGCGAGGACCGCCACTCGCGCCGCATCGCCCGCGCCATCGCACAGGCGCGCGAGAAAGCGCCCATCGAGACCACCGTGGGGCTCGCGGACATCGTCAAGCGGGCGTACCCCGGCTTCTCGAAGGGCATTCACCCCGCCCGCCGGACCTTCCAGGCCCTGCGAATCCACGTGAACGACGAACTCGGCGCCCTGCGGGACGGGCTGGAGGCGGCCGAAGCCCTGCTGGCGCCGGGGGGCCGCCTCGCGGTGATCTCCTTTCACTCGCTCGAAGACCGCATCGTGAAGCGCTTCCTGCGGGGCAGCGCGACCCTTCGGCCCCTGACCAAACGCCCGGTGGAGGCCTCAGAGGCTGAGCAGGCCGCCAATCCCCGCGCCCGCAGCGCGAAACTGAGGGCCGCCGAGAAGGTGACCCCATGATCCTGCCCCGCTTCGACCTGAGCACCGCGACGTGGCGGGCGCGCGCCATCCGGTACGTCGTCATCTACCTGCTGCTGGCGCTGGCGCTGGTCATGGCCCGCTACCTGACCCAGGACGTGCGGCCCGAGCTGCGGGCGGCCCAGAAACGGGAGGCGACCCTGACCACCCAGCGGGACGAACTCGAACTGCGCGTCCAGGCCCTGGGGAACCCCCAGCGGATCAGCGACTGGGCGCTTCAGAACGGGATGCGCCGCTTCGCCGAAGCCTCCAAGACCAGCGCGCCCATCACCGGAATCCCCGCCCCCAAGCCCCTGCAACCCCACACCACCCTGGAGGTGACGACCGAATGGAAGTGAAGATCCACCGCCGTTCCCGCCTGATGCAGTTCATCGCCCTGGTGCTGTTCCTGACGCTGGTGTGGGCCTACGCGCAGCTCGAATGGGGCGTGCCGCAGGCCGTCAAGCGCAGCGTGGTGCAGTCGCGCGGGACCATCACCGCCGCTGACGGCACGGTGCTGGCCCAGAGCGTGAACGGCAAGCGGGTTTATCCCCAGGGCACGCTCGCCGGGCAGGTGGTCGGGCTGATGGGCGCGACCGAGGGCCTGGAGGGGCTGGAGGCCGCCTACAACCGCACGCTGGAGGGCGGCCAGAACCTGAAGCTCACCCTGGACCCGGCCGCGCAGGCCGCCGCCGAGGCCGCGCTCGCCAAGGCCGTGCCCGAGCACCAGGGCCAGTACGGCTCGGTGGTCGTGCTTGAAACCCGCACCGGGCGCATCCTGGCCGCCGCGAGCTACCCCCCCTTCGACCCCAACCAGTGGCGCGACTACAGCCCGGAAACCCGGCGCAACCGGCCCTTCCTCGACGTCTTCGAGCCCGGCTCGACCATCAAGGGTCTGGTCGTCGCGGCTGCCATCAACGAGGGCCTGACGACGCCGGAGACCAAGTACGACACGCCCATGCGCCGCTACGTGGGCGGGCGCTGGGGCAGCACGATTGGGGACGCGGTCGCCCACCCCGGCCACCTCACCACCCGGCAGGTGCTGCGCTACAGCAGCAACGTGGGCATGAGCCACATCGTGGAGCACTTCCCCCCCGAGCGGATGCGCGGCTACCTCAGCCATTACGGGTTCGGGAGCTACGTGGATATCCCTACCGTGGTCACCAGCACGGGCCAGCTTCAACCGCTGCGGAACTGGGACGATCTCGTGCGGGCCACCAACGCCTTCGGCCAGGGCATGAGCAGCACGACCCTGCAACTCGCGGCGGCTTACAACACCCTGGCGAACGACGGCCGCTACGTCTCGCCCCGCCTGGTGGAGGGTGAATCCGCGGGCGAGCGGCGCGAGGTGCTGCGCCCCGAGACCGCCCGCAAGACCCGCGAGATGCTCCAGGCCGTGATTGAGGAGGGTATTCCCCACGCTGCCGGAATCAAGGGCTACGCCCTGGGCGGCAAGACGGGCACCGCGCAGGTCTCCGAGGGCGCCAAGGGCTACGCGAGCAACCTGTTCGACAGCCTCTTCGCAGGCTTCTTCCCCGCCGACGCGCCCCGGATCACGGTCGCCGTCATGGTCCACGGCGCCAAGGTCGAGTATCACGGCTCCATGCTCGCCGCCCCGATCTACCGCGAGATCGCCTCCGACATCATCTCCCGCTGGGCCGCCGCCCCCCGCGAGGAGAAGCAGCCCGAGGAGAAGAAGTAAGAGCTTCCTGAGAGTCTGATGTCAGGCGGAGGGGGGAGGAACTCGCCGGAGCTCTCTCTCCCCTCCGCTTTCCACATCTGACTGTGGCGACGGTGACCCTGGAGCTCAACCGATGAGGAGATTTCGCTGGAATTCGGCCCAATCTCGCTCCTGTGGGTGCTATATCCGATGAGAAAATAAATGAGACCATTAGAGTTGGCCTCATGGTGGTGTTCCGCCCTGGGCCGACGTTTTTGCTGCTGAAGGTTATCCGTAGAGTCTGAACTCCCAGGTTCTTATGAGAGGATAACGAAAAGCTCACACAGTTTACGCACGGTGCTTGATTAAGCTCACAAGCTAAGGGGGTCGGTGACCTGTGTCTGCCCGGCCTTCAAACCCACCTTGATCGCCGGGCGCGCCGCGTGGGCGCCCGCAGGAGAATGCATGCCTGTGACGCTCACCCGCTGGATGCGCGCCATCCTGCTCACTACCCTCGGTACCGCCAGCGCCACCCCGGCGCTTCCCTCCCCCAGTGTGGCGACGCAGGCCGTGCGCGAGGCGCTGACGCCCAACCTTCCCGCTCCCGCCCCGGCGCGGAGTGAGCCGGTGGCCCGCGCCCCCCAGCCTGCCCAGCGAGTCGTCCGTCCGGTTCAGACTCCGACGGCGCGTTCAACGCCCACGCAGACTCCCGCCGCACGGCCAACAGTCACCCGGGCAGCAGGCCAGGCTGCCCGCTCAGTGCAGACGGCAACCCGGCCTGCTCCTGCTCAGGCGGCCCGCCCGGCTCAGGCTCCGGTGGCCCGCCGCGCGCCAGCCCAGCCTGCCCGCCCAGCCCAGACCCAGGCGACCCGTGCCCCGCAGGCCCAGGCGTCTACAAGCCGTGCCCAGAACATCCAGCAGTTGCAGTCGCAGGTGAACCGCAACACGACCCGCACGGGCCGCAGCGCCATCGTCCGGGCCACCGCCTACAACAGCATGCCGGGGCAGACCGACTCCACGCCCTTCATCACGGCGACGGGCACCCGCACCCGTCCCGGCGTGGTGGCCCTGAGCCGCGACATGCTGCGGATGTTCCCGTACGGGACGCGCATCACCATTCAGGACCTCAGCGGTCGGTCGAACGGCCTGTTCAACGGCCGGGTCTTTATCGTCGAGGACACCATGGCCGCCTACAAGACGGGCAGCCTCGACGTCTGGATGTCCTCCTACGGCGACGCGATCCGGTTCGGCGCCCGGCAGGTCCGCATTACGGCTGTTCGCTGAGCCGTTTTTCATCCTGTCCGCGTGGGCTGACCCGGGAGGTCGCCCGCGCGGTTTTCTGGTGTTGTCTCCCAGGTGAGTCTCGCCCGGGAGCGGGTTGTCGGAGGACCAGGGGTAGGAGTGACTTCGCCTCCGGCGCGGCCTGACTGCCCCGTTCGCCTGCGCCAAAGCCGCCTGGTCATAGCCCCCGAAGCGAATTTCCGCAGCGTCAAGAGCAAAGCCCTGTCCGGTCTGAGGGCGGCGCACCCCCTTCCTCCCCCTCTGGTATCCTCCGCAGACGTGCCCCGCCCTGTCCCTGACCTCGCCTGGACGCTGGCCCGCGCGCACCTGAGGCGGCGGCGGACCCAGAACCTCCTGACCGTCCTGGGGATCGCGGTGGGCGTGATGGTCCTGATCGCCGCGCTGAGCCTGACGAACGGCTTTACCCGCGCCCTGGTGGACGCCACGCTCCGCGCCAGCCCGCACCTGAGTCTGACGGCCTTCACCCCCTCGCCGCGCGACCCCGGGCTGGAGACCGAGATGCGCGCCGACCCCCGCGTGACCGCCTTCGTGCCCTTTCTGGGGGACAAGGGGCTGCTGACCCGGCCAGCGTCGGCGGGGCGGGCAGCGGGGGTGGACTTCACCACGCTGTTCGGCGTGACGCCCACGGCGGCGACTGTCCTGCGCCTCGCCCCCGAGGAGGGCACGCTTCTGCGAGCTCTGGGTCCGAACGAGGTGCTTCTGGGCGCGGCCCTGGCCCGCAGCGTCGGGGCCTTCACCGGCGACGAGGTGCGGCTGCTGAATTCCACCCAGCGCCGGGTGACCCTGCGGGTGAAGGGGGTCTTCAGCACCGGCAACTACCTGATCGACTCCGGCTACGCCTTCACCAGCCTGGGGACCCTCCAGGCCCTCCAGGGAACGACGAACATCAGCGGCTACCAGCTCCGGCTGCGCGACCCGGACAGTGCCCCGGCGGTGGGGGACGCACTCACCCGCATCCGGCCCTACACCTCCATCCCCTGGCAGAGCCTGTACGGCACGCTGCTCGACCAGCTCGCCCTGCAAAAGCGGGTGATCGCCTTCGTGGTGTTCCTGATCGTGATCGTGGCGGCCTTCGGGATCGCCAACGTGCTGACCCTCGCCGTGTTCGAGAAGACGCAGGAGATTGCCATCCTGCGCGCGGTGGGGGCCACACGCGGGGTGATCACCCGCACGTTCCTGATCGAGGGGGCGCTGCTCGGGCTGGGCGGTCTGTTGCTGGGAAATCTGCTGGGCCTGGGCATCAGCGCCTACTTCACGGTGCGGCCCTTTCAGCTTCCGGGGGACCTGTACTTCATCACGGCGCTGCCGGTGCAGGTGCGGGCGGGCGACCTGCTGTGGGTGAACGCGGTGGGCCTGGGAACCACGCTGCTCGCGGCCCTGATTCCCGCCCGCCGGGCGGCCAATGTGGAACCCGCACGGATCATCCGCTGAGCCGGTCTTCATCCGCCGCCTCTCCCGGAAATGTGAAAAACTTCGTGTCAGACGGACATCACCTTCCTGACGGTGGCCTGAAGCACCATTAACATTCACCCCCGGGAGGCTCATGGCCCGTCAAGTTGCCCCCCGTAACCTCTGTCTCGGAGGTACCACATGAAGAAGCTTCTGATGATCCCGGCCGCGATGCTGCTCGGCACCGCCGCCGCCGCCCCCAAGATCAGCGCCCAGAGCATTATCGTGAACCCCAGCCAGCCCGACCTGGCCGTGAGCGTTCGCGTCGACAAGGACTCCAGCGGCAACGCCACGCCCACCTACCGCACGGGCGAGAACATCCGCATCAGCACGACCGTCAACCGCGACGCCTACGTGTACCTGTTCAACGTGGACGCGAACGGGGAAGTGACCCAGATCCTCCCCAACCGCCTGAGCAGCAGCAACTTCGTGAAGGCGAACACCACGGCGGTGTTCCCCGCGCCCGGCGCCAACTTCAACTTCACGGTGGGCGAGGACGTGGGCCTGAACAAGGTGCTCGCGCTCGCCAGCCTGACCGAGCTGAACCTCGACCAGATCAGCTCCTTCAAGACCCAGCAGGACCAGTTCGCCACCGTGACCGCCAAGGGCCAGCAGCAGCTCGCCCAGGCGCTGAGCATCGTGGTGAACCCCATTCCCCAGAACAGCTGGGTGAGTGACACCGCCTTCTTCAACGTCGCGGCGCGCAACCCCGTTCAGACGGGCAGCCTGTTTGTGGGCACGAACGTCGCCAACTCGACCGTGATCCTGAACGGCCAGCGGCTGGGCAGCGCCAACACCACCTTCACGAACATCCGCCCCGGCTCCTACCCGGTGCGCGTGCAGGCCCCCGGCTTCCGCGACTACACCACGACCATCACCATCCGCGCGGGTGCCACCACCAACCTGAACGTCGAGTTCGCGCAGGTTGTCACTCCCGCCCCGGCCCCCGTGGTCAGCAACCAGTTCACCCTCTCCATCCGCAGCAGCGTGAACGGCGCCCGCGTGTTCGTGGACGGCCAGGAGGTCGGCACGATCCGCAACGGTGGCCTGTCGGTGGACGTGAACCGCGGCGCGACCGAGGTCGTGCTGATCGCCCCCGGTTACCAGACCTTCGTGGGCCGCTACAACGTGACCCGCGACGCCCAGATCACCATCACCCCCACCCGCTGAAGTTCAGCCCAGACCAGAGCACCCCTGCCCGAGCGGCGGGGGTGCTCTCCTGTTCACGGCCCGTGCTGGAGGAGGTCGTGCAGCACCCGCGCCGTCATGCCCCAGATGTCGTGGCCGCGCCAGGGGTAGCGGTAGAGCGGCACCTGCTCGCCGCCCGGCAGGGTGCGAACCTCGCGGACGACGTCCAGGGCGCGCAGTTCTCCCAGGGTGGGCGTGATGATCTGCGCGACCTCGGCCGTCAGCGTCAGGCGTGGCTCGGCGGGCACGCGCGCCAGGACCGGCGTGACGTGGAAGCCGACCGGCGTGAACACGTCGTCGAGCTCGCCCAGCACCGTGACCGTGCGGGGGTCCAGGCCCACCTCCTCCTCGGCCTCGCGCAACGCCCCCTGCACGGGCGTCTCATTAGGGTCGAGGCTGCCGCCCGGAAAACTGATCTGGCCCCGGTGGGTGGGAAGTTCCGCCGAGCGGACGGTGAGGAGCACGCGGGGATCACGCTCGCGGGTCAGCGCGACGAGCACGGCGGCGCGGCGGTACTCGGGCAGGTTCAGCGGCGTGCGGGACCGGCTGCCCACCCAGAGGGCCCAGGGATCGTCCAGGGCGGCGTCGAGCGGGTCCGGTTCGCCTCCCGGGGTCGTCACGCGCCCGCCTCCGGGTCCGGCAGGGCGGCCAGGAAAGCGTGGGTGTGTTCCCGCAGCGCCACCTCCGGGTCCACGCCCAGCGACCAGGCCCAGGCGACGACCGCCGAAAGCACTTCCGCCACTCCCTGTGTCGTGTCGGGGGCCTTTTGAAGAGTCGCCCCCACGTCCTCCCGGCCCGTCTTCTCCCGCCTGGCGAGCTTCTGTGCCTGAGTCTCCCGCGCGAGCGCCCCCAGCGCGGCGGGCACCCGGTCGGCGGCGCTGCGGGGGCGGCCTCCCCGCTCGGCGGTCTTGATCACCTCCCAGTTCGTCACCACCTCGTCCGAGCCGGAGACCTGCACCGCGCCGAACACATGGGGATGCCGCCGCACCAGCTTCTCCACGATGCCGCGCTCCACATCCGGGTAGCCGAAGGTGCCCTCCTCCTCGGCGATGACCGAATGGAAGGCGACCTGCAGCAGCACGTCCCCGAGTTCGCCCGCGAGGGCGGCAGGGCTTTCGCCCACCGCATCCACGGCCTCGGCGGCTTCCTCGAGCAGGTAGGGGCGCAGCGACTCGTGGGTCTGCTCGCGATCCCAGGGACACCCGTCGGGGGCCCGCAGGCGGCGCAGCGTCTGAAGCAGGTCTTGCATTAGCCCATGCTAATCGCCGGGGCGAAGAAGTCGGTATCCGGACGAGGATTTGCCCGGCGTACCTCCGGAGTGGGGAAGGATCGAGTCCCCGGGCAAAGGTCCAGCAGGCCGCTCACGCCCGCTTCACCGTTCGTCAGACACGGTGTGTTGAACTGTGCCTCATGCACAGATTCCTGACCCCTCTCCTCCTGACCACGTTGCTGGGCGTAAGCATCGAGGCCCGGGCCGCCGCGCCCACTCGGCCATCCCAGGCCACCTGGACCGCCTCCAGGCTCGCCACCGCCAAGTACGCCATCCTCGACCCGCGTATAGAGGGGAATCCGAACATCGTGAACGGGGAGCAGCGAGCCGGGATTCTGGCGGCCATGAGGCGGGACTCGGCGGGGGCGATCAAGCGTCGGTATCCGAACGCCACCATTGTGACCGATCTCCAGACCCCCGGCGTGGTCCGGGTGACGCCCGTCCTCGTCACGCCGAATGCCCTGGTTCCCTGGGCCAAGCTCACCGCCCGGCTCCAGTTCGACCTGGGCGCGGGTCAGATCGTCACCCTGGACGACCAGTTCGGCCTCCTGACCCTCTGGCAGCAGCAGGGCCAGGCCGCCAACTACACCTACGACAGGCTCGTTCAGAGGATGCCCTGACCCCAATTAAGCGCCCCTTCACACGCCCCGGCCCACCTGTCGGGGCGTGTTAGGTTCGCCCCATGACCCAAAGCGAGTCACAGTCCGCATCTCGAAAAAGCGCCTTCGTGACGGGCGCGAGCAAGGGCATCGGTTTCGCGGTGGCGCGGGCTCTGACGGGGGCCGGGTACGCGGTGACCCTCACCAGCCGCCGCCAGGCCGAGGTGGAGGCTGCCGCCCGGGAGATCGGCCAGGGCGCCCGAGGCGTGGTGTGCGACGTGCGTGACCCGCAGGCGCTTCAGCAAGCGGTGGACGCCCACGTCCAAGCCTTTGGCGGCCTGGACGTGCTGTTCGTGAACGCGGGCGTGGGCAGCTTCGCCAACATAGAGGACCTGACCGTCGAGCAGTGGCGGGAGGTGATCGACACCAACCTCAGTGGCGCCTTCTACACCATCAAGGCGGGGATTCCCGCCCTTAAACGCCGGGGCGGGTACATCTTCACCCTCTCCAGCCTGGCGGGGCGCAACCCCTTCGCGGGCGGCGCGGCGTACAACGCGAGCAAGTTCGGGCTCAACGGCCTGTCCGAGGTGCTGACCCTCGACCTGCGCCAGCACGACATCAAGGTGACGCAGATCATGCCCGGCAGCGTCGCCACCCATTTTGCCGGGCACACGCCAAGCGAGGCCGACGCCTGGAAAATTCAGCCCGAGGACATTGCCCAGCTCACCCTCGATCTGCTGGAGATGCCTGCGCGTACGTTACCCAGCCGGATCGAGGTCCGGCCCAGCAAGCCGCCAAAGCGGTAGGAGGAAGGCTTTGCCCGGGGGCCGGGTTCTGAAGCCAGGGCGCTCGCCTCCAGAATTCTCCCCGGCTGGCCCCGTGGGTCACCGAGGGGGCCAGGCCGCGTTCGTTCCCGCACCTCCAGGCTTAAGATGGCCGGTATGGCTGAGCTGCCTCCCGGTCCACAGGACGTGCCTGCCAGCCGCGTCCACAGCCTGAGTGACGGCGTTTTTGCCATCGTCATGACCCTTCTAGTGCTGGAGCTGCGGGTTCCGGAACAGGTGAGAGGATTGGGGCAGGTGGCCCGCGACGCCCGGCTCGCCGGGGAACTGGTGACGCTCGCGCCGCGCCTGGTGATCTACGCCTTCACCTTCATCATCGCGGGCCTGAATTGGCTCAGCCACGTGCGCTTCCAGAGGTACGTCCGGCGCACAGACCAGGGCCTGGCTCTTCGGAACGTCGTCTACCTGATGCTGGTGTCCCTGCTGCCCTTCTCGTCGGGCCTGATCGGCGCCTACGGGGATACGCCCGCCGGGGTCGCCACCTACGCCCTCAATCAGGTGCTGATCGGCGCGGCCTTTCTGTGGATGCTGCGCCACGCGGTTCAGCACGGGCTCATGGCTCCGGACTGGCGGGCCCAGCGGCTGGGGGAGCGTGCCCTCGTGAACCTGGGCGGGTTCGTCCTGATGGCCGTCCTGGCCTTTGTTCGCCCCTCGCTGGCGTGGCTCGCGCCCTTCGCCCCGTTTGTCGGCCGCCTGCTGCACCGGGCCGTCCGGAAGGCCTGGTAGGGCACCGGCCCCCGAACACGGCCTGCTAGAATGCCCCGCGTGTACACGAACCGCCGCGCCCATCACGAATATGAGCTGTTGGACCGCTTCGAGGCGGGCATCGCTCTGACGGGCAGCGAGGTCAAGAGCGTCCGGGCGGGCGGCGTGGACTTCCGGGACGCCTTCGCGCGGCTGAACAACGGAAATATCGAGCTGGAGGGCCTGTACATTCCGACCTACACCGAAGCCACGTACAACAACCACGAGCCCCGCCGCACCCGCCGCCTGCTGCTGCACCGCGAGGAGATCGGCAAGCTGAGGCGCGCGCTGGAGCAAAAGGGCCTGACGCTGGTGCCGACCAAGCTCTACCAGAAGGGCCGGGTGTTCAAGGTGGAACTCGCCCTGGCCCGCGGCAAGAAGTTGCACGACAAGCGCCGGGCCGAGGCGGAAAAGGTCGTCCGGCGGGAGCTGCGCGAACTATGAGGCGGGCGGGAAGGGGACGCTTCTCCCGGCCGCTGCTGCTGTCGGCGGCGCTGCTGTGCGCCGGGCTGGCGGGAGCGCAGATCGCCCTGGGTCGGCTCAACCTCGCCGGGCAGCAGGTGCAGTCCATCACCCTGTACGGGGCGGAATACGCGCGCGAGGACGTACTGGAAGGCCTGGTGAGCGTCACGCGCGACGGCCCGGTGGCCCGGGTGGAGGGTTTTGGCCACACGCTGCTGCTCCCCATCGACGAGGATCAGCAGCGGGCGACGACCGACTTCAACACCGTGCAGCTCGACACCGAGCGGGTGCGGGCACGCTCGGCGACCCTGGTGAATGGGAACCTCTACCTGCCGCTCGACACGCTGGCGCGGGGGCTGGGCGCCACCTACGAGGTGGGCAACTTCAAGGTGGTGCCCGCGACCCTCCAGGGCGTGAGCAGCCGCGCGGGCAAGGACAGCGACCGCCTGGTCCTCGACCTGACGCGTGACGTGCCGGTCGTGGACGAGCTGCGCGGCACGACGGTGACCGTGACCCTGCGCGGCGCCCGGGGCGAGGCGAAGCGGTACACCACCCGGGGAGCCTTCGTTCCCCAGGCCGAGGTGACCCGCAGCGGCGACGACCTGCGGCTGACCTTCGCCCTGCCACCCGGCAGCGGCTACCGGGTGTACCGGGTGGTACGCCCGGGTGGAGCCCGGCTGGTGGTGGATGCGGGGCCGGGGGTGCCCTACACCA is a window from the Deinococcus apachensis DSM 19763 genome containing:
- the smpB gene encoding SsrA-binding protein SmpB; this translates as MPRVYTNRRAHHEYELLDRFEAGIALTGSEVKSVRAGGVDFRDAFARLNNGNIELEGLYIPTYTEATYNNHEPRRTRRLLLHREEIGKLRRALEQKGLTLVPTKLYQKGRVFKVELALARGKKLHDKRRAEAEKVVRRELREL
- a CDS encoding N-acetylmuramoyl-L-alanine amidase family protein, whose translation is MRRAGRGRFSRPLLLSAALLCAGLAGAQIALGRLNLAGQQVQSITLYGAEYAREDVLEGLVSVTRDGPVARVEGFGHTLLLPIDEDQQRATTDFNTVQLDTERVRARSATLVNGNLYLPLDTLARGLGATYEVGNFKVVPATLQGVSSRAGKDSDRLVLDLTRDVPVVDELRGTTVTVTLRGARGEAKRYTTRGAFVPQAEVTRSGDDLRLTFALPPGSGYRVYRVVRPGGARLVVDAGPGVPYTSPALLERLSRPLIVLDPARVTGLGRDVTLEVARRSAELLNKAGWQVKLTRDAQTALGLNQKLSLARRSDVYLALDLGRFPGSPRGGVTVYEPTGSSSAQIVNAVRGGAQAPYIDLAVGSGGGTRRLSELLRGELKGGGVTAKAENISRTLTLGEAPQAALLLEMGWTSNAEDRAKLGVDERLQAMSVAVARSIATYLTARAANAGRAPAGGGRQ